The DNA window CGCGGGTATTTGAACGGCGCGATCGTGTCCTTGACGTGGCGTTGCAGGCGTTCGACCGTCGCCTGATCGGCCGCAACGCCCTGGGCCAGCACGACATGGGCCTGCACGATCTGCCCGCGCTGCGAATCGGGCACGCCGATCACCGCGCATTCCAGCACGTCGTCATGGGCCAGCAGCGCGGCTTCGACATCGGGTCCGGCGATGTTGTAGCCCGAGGACAGGATGATGTCGTCCGACCGCGCGGCAAAATGGAACCGACCGTCCTCGTCCTGCCAGAACGTGTCGCCGGTCAGGTTCCAGCCGTTCTGGACGTAATCCCCCTGCCGCGCGTCATCCAGGTAACGGCAGCCGGTCGGCCCGATCACCGCCAGCCGGCCCAACTCTCCGCGCGGCAGTTCCTGGCCGTCCTCATCCACGATCCGGGCGCGATAGCCGCCGACCGGGCGTCCGGTGCAGCCCGGATGGCTGTCGTCAAGACGGTTGGTGATGAAGATGTGCAGCATCTCGGTCGAGCCGATGCCGTCCAGCAGCGGCTTGCCGGTCTTGTCGCGCCATTCCTCCCACACGGGGGCGGGCAGGGTTTCGCCGGCGCTGACGGCGACGCGCAGGCTGGACAGATCCGCGCCCTGTTCCATCGCCCGCAGCATCACGCGATAGGCGGTGGGCGCGGTAAAGCAGATCGTCGCGCGGTGCTTTTGAATGATCTCGATCATGTTGGGCGGCGAGGCGTTCTCCAGCAGCACCGCCGAGGCGCCGAAGCGCAGCGGAAACACCGCCAGCCCGCCAAGCCCGAAGGTGAAGGCCAGGGGCGGGCTGCCGACGAACACGTCGTCGGGCGTCACGCCCAGGACCTCCTTGGCATAGCCGTCGGCGATGATCAGCAGATCGCGGTGGAAATGCATCGTCGCTTTCGGCTCGCCGGTGCTGCCGCTGGTGAAGCCCAGCAGCGCCACATCGTCGCGGCCGGTGCGCACGGCGTCGAACTGCACGGGCTTGGTCAGGGCGGCGCGATCAAGTTCGGCGTCGTGATTGGCGGTGCCGTCGAAGCCTACCACCGTGTCCAGATAGTCCGAGACGTTGGCCGCGGCCACCAGATCGCCCATCAGCCGGGTGTCGCACAGCGCATGGGTGATCTGCGCCTTGTCGATCACCTTGCCCAATTCGCCCGCCCGCAGCATCGGCATCGTGTTGACCACGACCGCGCCCACCTTGGTCGCCGCCAGCCAGCAGGCGACCATGGCGGGATTGTTGGCGGACCGGATCAGGATGCGGTTGCCGGGTTTCACGCCGTAATCGTCGACCAGCGCATGGGCCAGGCGGTTGGTCCAGTCGGCCAGTTCCTTGTAGGTGCGCGCGCGCCCGTTGCCGACCAGCGCGTTGCGGTCGCCGAATCCGCGCTCGACCATCCGGTCGGTCAGTTCGGCGCCGACATTCAGCCAGTCGGGATAGTCGAACCGCGACTGCTCGATCTCGGGCCACGCTTCGGGCGCGGGCAGATGGTCGCGGGCGAAACTGTCGGTATGTCCGCTTGGTCCCAGTTTGTGCATTGACCTCTCCTGTTCGCCGTTCTTGTCGTTCTTTCCTTCAGTCCGGCACGATCGCGGTGGCCTCGATCTCGACCTTGGCGCGGTCCTCGACCAGATCGGCGACCTGCACCAGCGCGATGGCGGGGAAATTCTTGCCCAGCACGTCGCGATAGGCGGCCCCGATCTCGCGAAGCGAGGCCAGATATTCGCGCTTGTCGGTCACATACCAGGTCAGCCGCACCAGATGTTCCGGCCCGGCCCCGCCTTCGGCCAGAACCGCCACGACGTTTTCCAGCGCCTGGCGGACCTGACCGGCCAGATCGTCGGTCTGGAACTGCTGATCGGCGTCCCAGCCCACCAGCCCTCCGGTCAGGACCATCCGGCCGCGCGCCGAAATGCCGTTCGAATATCCGACGGCGCGTTTCCAATGCGGGGGGTGCAGTTTCTCATGCATGATGTGTCTCCAGAATGGGGCGGATATGGTCGGGCCAGGGCGCGGGCACAAAGCCGCGATCCATCCAGACCACGGTGCTGCGCGCCTCAAGCCGGTCTTCGGCGCAAATTAGGAACCGGGCGCTGCTGCGGCCGACATGTTCGACCGTCAGCCGCCAGTCCAGCCGGTCGCCCAGACGCGCGGGCTTGCGGAAATCGATCTCGAGCCGCGCGGTGGGCATGCCGTAACCCTCGTCCATCATGCGCCCGAAGGAATAGCCCACGCGGTCGATGAAAAAGTTTTCCACCATGTGGTTCACCATCTCGGCATAGCGCGGATAAAAGACGATGCCGGCCGGGTCGCAATGGCAGAACTCGATCGCGATGGTGCGGTCATAGCTCATTCGTTGGCGTCCGGCGGCAGGAACTCGACATCGTGGCGGGCCGAGACGCGCACGACCTCGTCCACATCGGTCATGTCGTGCAGCGTCTCGAACAGGGCGCGCAGCCTACCCGCGGGCGCGACCCAGAACAGCGCCTTGGCGGGCCTGTCTGACTTGTTGAAATAGCCGTGCGGCACCCCGCGCGGCATCCGCACAAGATCGCCCGCCCGCGCGACCGACCAGACGCCGTCCAGCTTGACGTGCAACTCGCCCTCTTGCATCAGGATGTATTCGTCCTGCGTGGCGTGGATGTGGACGGGCACGAACTGGCCCGGCTCGCTGTTCGTCTCGAACGCGAAGGCATCGTCGCTGTCGGCCTTGGGAAAATACCGCTGGCCCAGGATGTTCCATTCGACATCGTCCAGCCCTTCACCCTCGCGCGTGATCCCGCCGGCAAGTTCGGTCATCCTTGTCCTCCGTGAAAATCGGCCAGCGCGGCGCGCGCGACGACCAGTTTCTGCACATCGCTGGCACCCTCGTAGATGCGCAGCGCCCTGATCTCTCGGTAAAGGCTTTCGACCGGGGTGCCGACCCGGACGCCGTCGCCGCCGAACAGCTGCACGGCGCGGTCGATCACGTCGTGCGCCGCCTCGGTCGCATACAGCTTGGCCATCGCCGCCTCGCGCGTGATCCGCGCCGCGCCCCGGTCCTTGGTCCAGGCGGCGCGATAGACCAGCAGCGCGGCCGCATCGACCTTCAGCGCCATGTCGGCCAGGTGACCCTGGACCATCTGCAGATCTGACATCGGCGCGCCGAAAAGCTGCCGATCCGTCACCCGACCCATCGCCTCGTCCAGCGCGCGGCGGGCAAACCCCAACGCGGCCGCGCCCACGGTCGGACGGAAATGGTCCAGCACGGTCATGGCGATGCGAAAACCGCCGCCGGCCTCTCCGATCAGCGCATCCGCCGGCAGCCGCACCCCGTCCAGCCGCAGATGGGCCAGCGGGTGCGGGGCCATCACCTCGATCCGGCTGACGATACCCAGCCCGGCGACATCGGCGGGCATCAGAAAGGCCGACAGGCCCCTGGCCCCCGCAGCCTCGCCGGTGCGCGCGAAGATCACATACAGATCCGCGATCCCGCCATTCGAGATATAGGTCTTTTCGCCGTCCAGAACCCACTCGTCCCCGTCGCGCCGCGCCGTCGTCGCGGTGCGGGCGACGTCCGATCCCGATCCCGGCTCGGTCAGGGCAAAGGCCGAGATCGCGCGGCCCGCCCGCGTCCGGTCCAGCCATTCGCGCTGCGCCGGGGTGCCGAACAGGCTGACCGCCCCCATGCCCAGACCCTGCATGGCAAAGGCGAAATCGGCCAGACCGTCGTGACGCGCCAGCGTTTCGCGGATCAGGCACAGGCTGCGGATGTCCAGCACCTCGCCGCCCGAATGGCGCAACCAGCCCGCCGCGCCCAGATCGCGCACCAGTCCGCGACAGGCCGCGTCCACGTCGCCGTGATCGACCGGCAGGGACGCGCCGGCCCACTCGTCCAGCGCGGCGGCCAGATCGCGGTGGCGATCCTCGAAAAACGGCCAGTCCAGAAAGCTTCGATCCATCTTCGGTGTCCAAATATCCCGGGGGTCCGGGGGCAGCGCCCCCGGCGTCTCAGTTGCCTTCGAAAACCGGCGTCTCTTTGGCCGCGAAGGCGCGATAGGCGCGTTCGAAATCGCGGGTCTGCATGCAGATCGCCTGCGCCTGCGCCTCGGACTCGATGGCCTGATCCAACCCCATGTTCCATTCCTGATTCAGCTGCGTCTTGGTGATCCCGTGCGCCCATGTCGGCCCGGCCGCGATCTTTCGCGCCAGATCCATCGCCGCGGCCTCGACATCCTCGTGCAGGCCGTTCCAGAATCCCCATCGTTCGCCCTCATCCGCGCGCAGCACGCGGCCGGTATACAGCAGTTCCGCCGCGCGGCCCTGTCCCACGATCCGGGGCAGCATCGCGCAGGCGCCCATGTCGCAGCCGGCCAGACCGACGCGGGTGAACAAAAACGCCGTCTTGGCCGTGGGCGTCGCCAGCCGCAGATCGCTGGCCATCGCCATGATCGCGCCGGCGCCGACGCAGATCCCTTCGACCGAGGCGACGATCGGCCGGCCGCAATGGATCATCGCCTTGACCAACTCGCCGGTCATGCGGGTAAAGGCCAGCAATTCGGGCATCTCCATCCCGACCAGCGGGCCGATGATCTCGTGCACGTCGCCGCCCGAGCAGAAATTCCCGCCATTGCTGGCCAGCACGACCACGTCCACGTCATCGGCATGGGCAAGGTCGCGGAACGCGCGCCCCAGCTCGGCATAGCTGTCGAAGGTCAGCGGGTTCTTGCGCTCGGGGCGGTTCAGCCGGATCGTCGCGATCCGGTCCCGGACCTGCCACTGGAAATGTTTGGGCGTCAGCCCGGCCATGCTGATCGGTTTCATGCCTGTCTCCCCGCGCGCATGACGATGTCGCGCATCGTTTCAAGATCGGTTTCGCTGAGATTGGCGAAGATCGCGTCCACCTCGGCCTCGTGCCCTTCGGCCATCGCCTCGAACGCGGTCAGCCCCACCGGCGTCAGCCGCACGCGAATGCGGCGGCGGTCGCCATCCTCGGATTCGCGCTGGACCAGACCGTCGCGTTCCAGCCGGTCCACGACCGCCGTCGCATTGCCGTTCGACACCAGCAGCATCCGCGACAATTCGGACATGGTGACGCCCTCGCGCCGCCGCCACAGCGCGGCCATGACGTCGAAACGCGGCAGGGTGGTGCCGTGTTCGCGGCGCAGATAGTCGCGCAGCCGGTTTTCCGCCCCGCGGGTCACGCCCAGCAGGCGGATCCAGGTCTTCAGCCGGCGCTTGGACAGATCGCTCATGCGCTTTCGCCCCCGTCCAGCATGATCGCCTGCCCGTTGACCGACGCCGCCCCGGCCGAGGCCAGCCACAGCGCCGCCGCCGTCACCTCGGCCGGGTCGATCAGCCGCCCCTGCGGATTTTTCGCCGTCAGCGAGGCGATGGCGCCGGCCTCGTCGCGCCCGGTCTTGTCCATGATGTTGGCGACGCTGCGCCGGGTCATGTCGGTGTCCAGAAAGCCCGGACAGATCGCGTTGACGGTGATTTCCTTCTTCGCCACCTCCAGCGCCAGCGACCGCACCAGACCCATCACCCCGTGCTTGCTGGCGGC is part of the Paracoccus stylophorae genome and encodes:
- a CDS encoding enoyl-CoA hydratase family protein, with translation MKPISMAGLTPKHFQWQVRDRIATIRLNRPERKNPLTFDSYAELGRAFRDLAHADDVDVVVLASNGGNFCSGGDVHEIIGPLVGMEMPELLAFTRMTGELVKAMIHCGRPIVASVEGICVGAGAIMAMASDLRLATPTAKTAFLFTRVGLAGCDMGACAMLPRIVGQGRAAELLYTGRVLRADEGERWGFWNGLHEDVEAAAMDLARKIAAGPTWAHGITKTQLNQEWNMGLDQAIESEAQAQAICMQTRDFERAYRAFAAKETPVFEGN
- a CDS encoding acyl-CoA thioesterase; the protein is MSYDRTIAIEFCHCDPAGIVFYPRYAEMVNHMVENFFIDRVGYSFGRMMDEGYGMPTARLEIDFRKPARLGDRLDWRLTVEHVGRSSARFLICAEDRLEARSTVVWMDRGFVPAPWPDHIRPILETHHA
- a CDS encoding AMP-binding protein, with the protein product MHKLGPSGHTDSFARDHLPAPEAWPEIEQSRFDYPDWLNVGAELTDRMVERGFGDRNALVGNGRARTYKELADWTNRLAHALVDDYGVKPGNRILIRSANNPAMVACWLAATKVGAVVVNTMPMLRAGELGKVIDKAQITHALCDTRLMGDLVAAANVSDYLDTVVGFDGTANHDAELDRAALTKPVQFDAVRTGRDDVALLGFTSGSTGEPKATMHFHRDLLIIADGYAKEVLGVTPDDVFVGSPPLAFTFGLGGLAVFPLRFGASAVLLENASPPNMIEIIQKHRATICFTAPTAYRVMLRAMEQGADLSSLRVAVSAGETLPAPVWEEWRDKTGKPLLDGIGSTEMLHIFITNRLDDSHPGCTGRPVGGYRARIVDEDGQELPRGELGRLAVIGPTGCRYLDDARQGDYVQNGWNLTGDTFWQDEDGRFHFAARSDDIILSSGYNIAGPDVEAALLAHDDVLECAVIGVPDSQRGQIVQAHVVLAQGVAADQATVERLQRHVKDTIAPFKYPRSVIFCDTLPKTQTGKIQRFRLKP
- a CDS encoding cupin domain-containing protein; its protein translation is MTELAGGITREGEGLDDVEWNILGQRYFPKADSDDAFAFETNSEPGQFVPVHIHATQDEYILMQEGELHVKLDGVWSVARAGDLVRMPRGVPHGYFNKSDRPAKALFWVAPAGRLRALFETLHDMTDVDEVVRVSARHDVEFLPPDANE
- a CDS encoding RidA family protein, with protein sequence MHEKLHPPHWKRAVGYSNGISARGRMVLTGGLVGWDADQQFQTDDLAGQVRQALENVVAVLAEGGAGPEHLVRLTWYVTDKREYLASLREIGAAYRDVLGKNFPAIALVQVADLVEDRAKVEIEATAIVPD
- a CDS encoding acyl-CoA dehydrogenase family protein, with the translated sequence MDRSFLDWPFFEDRHRDLAAALDEWAGASLPVDHGDVDAACRGLVRDLGAAGWLRHSGGEVLDIRSLCLIRETLARHDGLADFAFAMQGLGMGAVSLFGTPAQREWLDRTRAGRAISAFALTEPGSGSDVARTATTARRDGDEWVLDGEKTYISNGGIADLYVIFARTGEAAGARGLSAFLMPADVAGLGIVSRIEVMAPHPLAHLRLDGVRLPADALIGEAGGGFRIAMTVLDHFRPTVGAAALGFARRALDEAMGRVTDRQLFGAPMSDLQMVQGHLADMALKVDAAALLVYRAAWTKDRGAARITREAAMAKLYATEAAHDVIDRAVQLFGGDGVRVGTPVESLYREIRALRIYEGASDVQKLVVARAALADFHGGQG
- a CDS encoding MarR family winged helix-turn-helix transcriptional regulator, producing MSDLSKRRLKTWIRLLGVTRGAENRLRDYLRREHGTTLPRFDVMAALWRRREGVTMSELSRMLLVSNGNATAVVDRLERDGLVQRESEDGDRRRIRVRLTPVGLTAFEAMAEGHEAEVDAIFANLSETDLETMRDIVMRAGRQA